TTCTATAGCTGGCTATTTAATAAAGGCCTATCAGCAAAAACCACACGATTATAAAGCCATGTATTTAGGACAAATCAGCATCTCACTTTCAGTCACGCAGCAGTATTTTCATCATGTTGCTCACTTGATAGACAGCCAACCCACTCGCAGTCACGAGCTTGCCATTCGTCAGTTAAGAGCAAACGTCGAGCAGCTGGCACGCGATGTTGTAGAAGCCGTTGGACAAGCGCTAGGCGCAGCGCCCTTTTGCCGTAATGCTCATTTTGCAAAGCTATCAGCGGATTTGCCTGTTTTTATTCGACAAAGTCATGGCGCGTTTGATTTACAAAGAATTGGGGAGCTGTCGAGTATATTAGCCACTGACTTAAACAATGACTCCATTAATGAGCAGGAAAACATATGGCAACTGTGACGACCAATATGTCAGAAAACCTCTCATGGTCTGACTTAACATTTAGCGATAACAATACAAAGATCGGTACTGACGCTATAGCCAATCGTACAGTCACAGCTGAACACAACCATCCAATTGTCGGTGATCGAGTTATTGAAGGTGTTGGTACGAGTCCAGATACTTGGCAAAATTGGCAAGGACTACACGCGTTACCTCGATTAAATATTGCACAAAACTTTTTACCGCATCAGCGTGTGTGTATCTTTGCGCCCCATCCTGATGATGAAATTTTGGGCTGCGGCGGTATGCTGCAACAACTGGCAGCGCACGGGAATTCTATCTTGCTTATCCATGTGACCAACGGTACCCAAAGCCACCCAGACTCACAAATTTATCCACCGCAAACATTAGATATCATTCGCCCGCAAGAGAGCCTTGCGGCTTTAAACGCATTGGGCGTGGCATCACAAGTCACGTCAATTTTTCTAGACTTGCCTGACGGTGATGTATTTGCACGGCAAGAGCAGTTTAATAAAAAATTGGATACTATCATTCAGCCTGAGGATATTTTGGTAGCACCCTTCATTCATGACGGACATCCTGACCACGAGGCAACCGGACAAGTCGTTGCTGCATTCGCCAAAAAGCATCATCTGATCTTTTATCAAGCACTCATTTGGGCATGGCATTGGGCAAAGCCTGACGATAGGCGCATTCCTTGGCACATTGCCGTCAGACTTGACTTAACAGCTGAGCAATTAGCGCGTAAAGCGCAAGCGATCAACTGTTTTGCTAGCCAAATCACCGCTGATGAAAGTACAGGCAATCCGCCTATTTTATCGGCTCAAACCATTGCCAGAATTAGCCAACGCTGGGAGGTTTATTTATATGAATCACATCTCTAAATCTATAATAGCAGATGATACTCCTGCTATCGCTCACTCTGATAATTATTCACAGACCTATTTCGATGCGTTATACAGTGACAACACTGACCCGTGGGAGTATCAGACGCGCTGGTATGAAAAACGCAAGCGTGATATGTGTCTTGCGGTATTGCCTCAAAATCAATATGACAATGCGATTGAATTGGGCTGCGGCAATGGTGTGTTTAGTGAGTTACTTGCCCGCCGTTGTCAGGCGTTGGTGAGTATAGATAGTAATCAGCAAGCAGTAGCACTTGCCAAACAACGCTTGGCCAAATCCTCTCATGTAAAGGTCATACAAGGCGTTATTCCTCATACTTTATCGACCCTAAGCAATGTATTACTCGACGCTTATCCTTTAGCAGACGATTCACCTACCCACCAATCGTCCTTTAATTTGATTGTCATTAGCGAGATTTTATATTATTTATCGCCCGCTGATATTGATACCGTTATTACTTGGATTCAGCAAAATCTTGCTATCGGCGGCACGTTACTCTGCTGTCATTGGCGTTATCCCATTGATGGGTTTGAGATGACAGGTGAGACGGTACACCAACGCTTATATCAAGCGTTTGATTTGTCCAATACTGTATCCAGTAATAAGGCATTCAACGAGAGGAAACAGCAAGTAGATTTTTCGCATCAAAGCAAGCTAATAGATACTGACTTTTTACTAGACGTTTGGCAAAACTCTCCAAAATCGGTCGCCATGCAAGAAAACTTGATATAACAAGTGTGAGAGTAAGACAATGCGAGGGAGACGCCACTATGGAAAATAGCGACATGGCTGAAATGAAAATTGGTATTGTGATTCCCGCTCATAACGAAGCGATGACTATTAGCGCTTGCCTAAAGTCCATTCACAAAGCCATTACTCAACTGCCCTCAACTATCTTGGCATATCCGCTCGTGGTGCTTGATGGCTGTACCGACGAGACGTTGGCGTTAGTCAAAAATGCAGGTGTGGATTACATAGAGTGTGATTATCACTGTGTGGGACGAGTGCGAGATATAGGTATTCGCCACGCTATTAAAAATGGCGCAACTTGGATAGCCTGCACAGACGCGGATTCAATCGTGACACCAGATTGGCTTGTGCAGCAAGTCATTCATATCGAGCAGCAGGCTACCGATATGATTTGCGGTGTGGTAAGTGTTGATAACTGGGCACATTTGACGACACAAACGCAAAAAGACTATATCGCGCATTATCAAGATATGATGGGACATCGTCACATTCATGGGGCGAATTTAAGTTTTAGCAGCAAATCCTATCTCGCTGTTGGCGGCTTTGCGCCTCTACCCTGTCATGAAGATGTAGATTTGGTCAAAAGATTCGAAGATCAAGATTATGCCATTACTTGGAGCAATCGTGTCCGTGTGATTACCAGCAGTCGTCTAGATGCTCGAGCAAATGAAGGCTTTGCGGCATTTTTGGCAAATCTAGAGAAAGACAATTTATAAAGTACTCGTATTAGATATATGGCACAGCTGACTTATCAAAAATATAGAGCTGAGAAAATCACCTTTTATACAAACCAAAACGTTCTATCGTTACTCTTCAGGTAATGCCTAAACCTTATTGAAAATAGCCACATAAATGAACGTGAAAGCTACGATACATAACCGTAGCTTTTGACTTACTCAAATTTTTATAACTGGCCTAGTATTTATTTATAACTAGTATCAAACCCAACCTGCCTCCAGCAGCTTCTCAGTATTGCTCACTTTAAACTCACTATATAAGTCAAAAAATGCCATTGGGTCTTCAACATTATCGAGCAACTCTCGTTTTTTAAGTGCCACAAACATGGCTAGTGCATAAGCGGCGCAGTGAATCTTTTTCTTAGGATTAAACTCAAGATCCGTAAAAGCCTGATACTGCATTACTTCTTCATGCAGCTGAGTATTTTGTTTTAGGGCATTCACATACAGCCAATCATAAAACGTGGTCAGTGGCTCGACACTCCATTCCATACCAAAATAGTTATAGCCAATCAGTTCACCTGAGGTCATTAAGCGCTCATCTCTTCTGGCTTGTCTTGGCGGCGCACTTAGCAAATCAGTATAAGGGCCACCATCCTCAAAAATCATACTACTTTGAAAGGCATTTTCGACACTATACTGACTACCATCATCATTTGTAAGTTTTAAGCTCAGTGGGCTAAGCAAAAAACTCAGCTTATTGCCTGATTTACTGGACATCTCCAAGACATTATTAAAGCCGTATTTCTTACGGATAACTTGATGCAAGTCATTGATAGTTTTTTTCTTTTGTCTACTTGCGAACCCTACATGCCGCTCGACCCTGACCATGTCCGTTTTTACCAGATTGTCACTGTTGACGCGAGGCATAAATACGGGTTTGAGCTCTACGGGATTTTTTCTTTGTTCGATAGGGTTCTGTCTTTGTTCCATAACCATGTGCCTTATATCAACGATCTTGCATAAATGTTCTTTTTTAACAGGTTTGCTTCACTGTATTTTACATCTCTATATCGCGACGCTCTATTGCTACTGCCCTTATTGGACGCTGGTGAATGCTACTGTATATTTCTGAATAATGCCATCAAATAACGTCTTTTCATGCTCATACTTGTATCAAATATACTCATTATCTCAGCACCATCACTCAGTTTTGGCAGGAAAAACCACCGTCTCATCTTCTTCCTGCCACGGTTGGAACTTGACCATGGCTTGCAAAAATAACGGATGCGCTAACCAGTTTTGTAGCCATTGCTGTAATTTTGGATACGGTAGACTATAAAAAGTATCGCGATCTACATGGGCGAATTGGCGCACAAAAGGCATGATGCCGATATCAGCAATGGTTACGCTATCACCTAATAGGTAGCGATTTTTGGTCAGTAGATTCTCTAAAATCTGTAAGAAGACCTCCCCTTGCTCCCGATATTCAGTTTGGGTCATCTCAGGATGACGATCAGCATATTTATAACGATCCAGCCAATGCTTAAAGTCATTGTCATTTTGCGCAATCAACGCATTGGCTTGAGACAAGATACCTTTATCCAATAGTCCCTGTGGATCACTCTGCTCAAGCGCCCACACCATGATTTCTTGGCTTTCTTCAATCACAGTTTCATTTGTTAGTTGTAAGACAGGTACTGTACCTTTTGGACTAATCGCCAGCATTTGAGGTGGTTTGTTTTTTAAAACGATTTCGCGTAGCTCGACAGACATGCCTGCAAACAAAAGGCCGAGACGAGCACGCATGGCATAAGGACAACGTCGGAATGAGTATAGGCGATGAAGGGATAATGTCATAGATATTTTACGCAGTTAAATAAATGTACTCAGGTTCACTGGTGCTAGTGATTATTAGATTTAGATATCATTTTTGATCTTGGTTATATATTAAGGTCGATAAAAGAATGCAGCTAATCAGACAGAGGCTGTCAAAAGCTGCATGAATTTTGACAAAAAATAGTGCTAGATGACGCCTAAACCACTTAGGAGCAATTGACTACCCGCGAATAGGAGCAAAATGCCAAAAGCACGTTTCAGCATCAAGGCAGGCAGTTGATGGGCAAGCTTAGCACCAATTTTTGCTGTGATAAAGCTGGCGACAGAAATACAGAAAAAACCACTGATATGCACAAAACCAATCGTCCCCTCAGGCAGATTGGTCATGTCTTTACCAAACCATGCAAAGCCTGCTGCGCCAGCCAAAGCTATCGGTAAACCACACGCGGCGGCCGTCCCTACCGACTGCTTCATGGACAAGCCCGCCCAATTCAAGAACGGAACCGTTAAGCTACCACCGCCAATACCAAAAATAGACGAAGCCAAACCAATACCCGTACCTGCACCAAACTGAACACTTGGCGGCGTCAAAGGTTTTTTTGGCTGCTCTTTGTTCGAAAAGAAGAGCATTTTTAGCGCAATCAGTAAGGCGCCAACACCAATGATGGCTTGTAAAGAGTCGCCATCAATAGCATCAGCGACACCCGCACCCACAAGGCTACCGATAACCAAGCCTAATGCCATATTACGCCAGATATCCCAGCGTACACCGCCACGTTTATTGTGGGCTGTTAAAGAGCTGATCGAGGTCACAACGATAGTGGCAAGAGACGTCCCAACCGCTAGGTGAGTCACCACCTCAGGCGAAAACTGATAAGAAGTAAAAATCCATACCAAGACGGGCACGATAACCATGCCACCACCCACTCCGAACAAACCTGCACAAACGCCGGCAAATGCTCCTGCAATAACAAACCACACATATAACAACATCGGACCTGCCTTTTATTTACTCATCTTTGGTGGTGCTTATCTTTAACCGCACTTGCGTCTATTTGTTTTTTACTACCCATTCTAACAAGCCATCAACATGGCGAAAGTCATCCCAGCTTCGGCAAGGTAGATGTGGCATCAAGTTGTTGATCATTTTAGAGAGTGCATTGCCAGGACCCATTTCGATAATCATACTGGGCTGATATTCTTGAATGGTTTCCATACACGTATACCAATCCAATGGATGATCAATTTGACTTGAGAGAATCTGTAGACCTTGTTTGGCAGCGTAGTATTTTATACCCTCAGTCGCGCTAATAATAGGGGTTTGCATCATTGGCATAGTCATTGCGTCGGTATAGGTTCGGAATTTTTCGGCAGCGGCTTGCATCATTTCGGTATGAGAAGGGACAGATACGTTAAGTAACTTGGTATTTCGTGCGCCTAGTGTTTGCGCCAGTTGTTCCGCTTGACTTAGTTTTTCATTGTGCCCAGCAATGATGAATTGATCTTCACCAATTTTAATGGATAAGTATGTGTTGGTTTCTAAGAGTAATTTTTCAAGTTCGCTACTATGTAGCCCTTGCACAGACAGTAAACCACTAGAAGCCGAGACATCTTCTTCCATGAGTTTGGCTCTTTGCTGAACCAGTGTCAATCCCGCCTCAAAATCCAGCTCTGCGCTACAACAAAACGCATTGATTTCGCCCAATGAATAGCCTGCAAAAGCGATGGGCTTGTCAATCATTTGGCGCAGCTTCTGCCAACGATGGTACTGTAAGGTATAAATAAAAGGCTGTGCAATCTCGTTGCTGAATATTGTTTCGCCAGCAAAAGTACTATCAATATCGTTTGCAAATAGATCCGGCATCATATCTTTTAGCAATGCTTGCTCGTATTCGCTGGTGTCATTTAACACCTCTTCTATATGCCGCTGACCTTGCAAACCTTGCCCACTAAACAGAAGGATTAAACTCATTTTCGACCTTATAAAAGAAAATCGTAACCGCCAACAAATCTGCACTCCCGCCTGGGCTAAGGTTACGGTGAATAAAATAGTCATTGATCGTACTGACTGCTTGACGCCATTTAGGTTGATGGACGCCCCCTGCTTGTAAGAACTGTTTTGCCATAGTCTGGGCATTGGTCAAGTCAACCATGCCGCCGCGCCAAACCAGATTGGTGTCCGATAGAGATGCTATCAACGTCATCAAGGTTTGCATGGCCGCTTTTTCAAAGTCTTGAGTACGATAAAGCGTCTCATAAAAACAAGGCAATGCTAAGTTTTGAATGATTTGAAAACCCGTCGCCACCATTTCTATCGCGCCTGTCACACCATATTTTTTATACATTTGCTGTCCATGGCTGTCAGCCTTGCGCTCTAGTCGATGCGTTAGGTCATACTGCCAGCTTTCGACGATTTGTGCACAAATATTTTGTGTGGTCAGTGTTTGATTGTCTTGTAGACATTTACCAATCGCGGCACTCGCAAAACCCAAGTTAAAAATAGCCCCTTTGTGCGTATTAATATTATTGGTCGCTTGGCGCATCTTTATTTCTTGCTCGATGCCTGCTTTTTTTATATCGTCAAAATCTTTGTTGTCATGACCGTAGGCGCTGAGGGTGGCAAAATACCCTCGCAGCGATTGGATACTGGCGATGAACGTATCATAATTCATATCTGAATGGCTGCCATTGCCTGAAGGGCACACCAATCCCGGTTTGTTGTCAAGGTTGATCTCTTCATATAACGCATCAAGCGCAAAATCATCAATTTGCTGCCAAATGGCCTGCTTAGAAAATAAGACGTCGCTTACGGGCGTCGATAAAACGTTCACACTCATCAGTATTCCATCCTAGTAATACGTCTATTGTTTGTAGCTCAACCTCATGAAGCGTTTTGATAACCACGGTCGGTATATCAGACACTACAGCATGAATAAGCTCATTAAATGACACATCTTCATGTCCATGTAATCTGACTTCCCCATCGATTCGCAAGTTCGCTACAGATAAGGCAAATTGCTTAAAGATTTCAATTGCTATCAATATATCGGCCAGCCTATCCATCTCATGAACATTGATTAAAATATCAAGATCTGATGTAGGCGTGACAAAAGGCAGATTGGTAAAGTATTGATTGGCAAAGGAGCCGTATACATAAACATCGGCTTTCAAATCACGACATTGCCTGACAAAAGACTGCGTCTGTTCTTGAAGGTTTTTAGGAAGACTGGGTATCACTGTCTCAAGTACCAATGGCAAAGTGACGACTTGAGGCGGTGCAGACAGTTCGAGCGCAAGTCTATATTTACAGTGGTTTTCTATGTGGCTGGTGGCTACTTTTAAGACGTGCGCTGTACTTTGCCGACACACTGTGAAAGGCTGCATGGCTTCAATCATGTGGTCAATGGCTTGGATGACAGATAAAGGTACAGAAGCATTTAACAAGGTAAATGCTTCTTCTGGTTGTAAGTAGACTAAGTCATGACGATGCATGCAAACCACCTATCCGTCTATTTAATCATCACTATAAAAATCATAGCGATAAAAATCTAACTGGCATAAATATAAGTGACATGAGAATATGAATCTATGCACTTAATACTGCGTCTACAATCTCATTACACAGCAGACGACCATCTCTTTCTTTAGCGACCTGACGGCGATTATCCGTCAAAAAGTCCTGAATATGCGCCTGTTGTGATTCAATGGCATTTTCTACCAAATGCTCATCAAGATTGACCCATATCTCATCTACTGCACCCATTTTGTAGAAGTTTTCTACGCCCGGTGCAAAGATTGCCGAAGTTTTGGATAAAGACTGAAGCTTGTCTAGCGGTATCTTGGTGACTCTTGACATGGCATTGAGATCCATGACTTTGACTTGGCTAGATTGAAGTGCAAAGATTTGGTTGGCCATCAGACCATAAGATAAAAAGCCGCCACTCACTGCTTCTCCCAAAATAATCGCTAAATTGGGATGCTCACTACGTCTAAGTAAATCGACACAAGCCGCTAGATGCGCAAACGTTCTATTTAGACACAGCAACTCATCGGCGCGAGAAGAATCCTGCCCTTGAGTATCAACAATAAAAACAATCGGTGTTTTTTTGCCTTGAGCAATGACGTCCAAGACTTCATTGGCAAGTCTGATGGCAATAGCCTGATTAATGGCTGCCGAATCGACCGTACCGATAATCTCGACCTTACCTGCTTTGGTCTCGGCACTGCCGCGTATGACCCAATTATCAATTTGATACTCAAGCTCATTGGGAAATAATTCGGCTAAAATAGTTTGTGTTTGCATGATATTATCCTTGTTTGATTGCTCTAACTTGCTTGGCGCTCAGCATAGAAATAGATTCAGGATCGTTTATGTTCATGGCTTCCCAAATAGCGATACTGTCTTTTTCGCCAAACCATTGATCATACTGTTGCTGCAAACCATCCTGCTGTTGCTGCAAATAGGCCAAATCTATATTAGCGACAGATAACTGAATGCCCTCTGCAACTGCTTGAGTAATCTCATTAATATCGTCTTCGACCAATACTTGCACATGGTCAAGCAAATAACGAGTCTTACCACCTGTCACTCGCCATACTAGCGCGCGGTCTTTAGAGTCAAACTCTTCCACACCTTTTAGGGTTTCAATTACTTCTGGCCCTGACAACGCCAAACGTCCTTCTTCGGTCATAATAATGTGCGTGCTCAAACAAGAGCAAATACCCATCCCACCAAATGCGCCATTCGTACCGCCAATGACGGTGACGATAGGAATACCCGCATTACGCACCTTGAGCATTGCGCGCATGATCTCAGAAATGGTAATCAAGCCTGCATTGGCTTCATGCAAACGCACACCGCCTGAGTCGACAAAGAACACCACTGCTTTTGGCTTTTCTTCAAGTGCTTTGAGTAGCATACCCACGATTTTTGCGCCATGCATCTCACCTACTGCGCCGCCCATAAATCGGCCTTCCTGCGCGATGATATAAACAGCATCGTCTTTGATTTTGGCTTTACCAATAATCACACCATCATCAAAACTGCCCGTAATGTCTAATGAGGCAAGGTTGGGACTGGTCGGCACGCTGCCGGGTTTGAGGATTTCTACAAAACTGTCTTTATCAACGATACTGGCAATGCGATTACGAGCGGTCTTTTCATAAAAACTTTTTTGAATGTGTGCATGCGCTTGGCGTGAGTCTTTATTGTTTGAATTATTCATGTGCCTCCCCCTCTAAAATATTAATCGCTTGGCTCAGGCGCAGACTTACGACCGCAGGAGTTGCACCCATATCGTTGATTTCGAACTGTAAGCCGCCAACCGCATAACGATTGACAAATTCTTGAATAACGGCTTCCCAAATATGATCAAAACCCGACACTGAAGTGTTGATAATAAATTTACTTCGTTCGCTATCGTCTAACTCTGAGACCAATATCTCTAGGTTGCCTGAGCCTACCACACCGCAAATAACGTCTTTTGTGGTCACATCAAAGGGTTCTGATTTAAATGTATAATTAATTAAGTTCATAGTTCTATCCTTAGCAGTTTTGTTCGCCTTTTCTAAAACCTGATTACCAGTTTCTAAAACGACTTGGCGGCGCATAGGTGCCGTTAGACCATCTGACCAAATCCTTGACCGATTTTGCCGCCAACAAATCTCTATTTGCTTTTGAGATATCGATACCAAAATCTTCTGGACGCTGGATGATGCCACGCGCGCGCAATTCTTTTACCTTTTCATGATCGCGCTCCATACCGATAGCGGTATAGCCTGCAACACCGCGAATCGCTTGCTCCCGTTCCTCTGGCGTGCGGCACAGCAATAAGTTGGCGATGCCTTCTTCAGTCACAATGTGGGTCACATCATCGCCATAAATCATAATAGGCGGAAAGTCACTGCCCATTTTTTCTTGTAATTGCCACGCATCAAGCTCTTCGACAAAGACAGGATTCATATTTTCGCGGAAGGTTTCGACCAGCTGTACCACAAGCTTACGACCTTTAATCACGCGCCCATCAGTCGCTTCTTGTCCCGCTTTTAGATAGCCGTAACTCGAATGCCTGCGTCCGTGCGGGTCTGACCCCATGTTTGGCGCACCACCAAATCCAGCAATGCGATCGACCGTTGCAGTTGAGCTGTTGCCTTGCAAGTCAATTTGTAGGGTAGAACCAATGAATAAATCACAAGCGTACAAGCCTGCTGTTTGGCTAAAGGCTCGGTTAGAGCGCATACTGCCATCACTACCTGTGAAGAAAATATCAGGACGCTTTTCAATATAATCATCCATGCCCACTTCTGAACCAAAGCTATGAATGCTCTCAACAAAACCACTTTCGATAGCCGGAATCATGGTTGGATGCGGATTGAGTGCCCAGTTCGTACATATCTTACCTTTTAGGTTTAACTCTTCGGCATAGGTGGGCAGCAACAGCTCAATGGCAGCGGTATTAAAACCAATACCATGATTGAGACGCTTAATCTGATACGGTGCATAAATGCCTTTAATCACCATCATAGCCATTAAGATCTGTACATCAGTAATCTGAGCAGGATCACGCGTAAACAGTGGCTCAATATAGTTGGGTCTAGGCGCTACAATGACAAAATCTACCCAATCTGCAGGAATATCAACGCGTGGCACGTCATCTACCAACTCATTGACCTGTGCAATCACGATTCCACTTTTAAAGGCGGTGGCTTCTACGATCGCAGGTGTGTCTTCGGTGTTTGAGCCAGTATACAGATTGCCGTCGGCATCTGCTGAATGGGCTGTGATTAGGCAGACGTTTGGCGTTAAATCAATAAAATATCTGCCGTATAATTCAAGATACGTATGAATTGAGCCAATGTGAATCTGTTGTTTTTGAACCAATTTTGCCAATCGTAAGGCTTGTGGACCTGCAAAAGAAAAATCGACTTTGCTAGCAATCCCTTTTTCAAATATGTCGATGTGACTGGGCAATGCCAATACCGACTGCAAAATATGCAAGTTGTTCAGGACATCAGGATTACATTGAGAGAGACATTCGGACAAAAAGTCAGCTTGTTTTTGATTGTTACCTTCTATACAGACTTTGTCTTCACGAGCAATGACGGTTTCGAGCAGCTCAACCACTCTATCATTTGGGACTAGTTTTTTTAGTCCCTTGTCAGCCGCGACATTGATCTTTGCCAGCCGTTTGGTTTTTTGTGTGTCCCATGTGGTTTCGTTTATGGTTGTGTTCATAAGATTCCCTTTTTCTATTTATCAAAAACTGGTTATCAAAAGTCGGGCTATTAAAAATTTGGTTGTCAAAAGGCTATTTATCCAAAAAAGGCATTTAGCGTTAAAAAGAATATAGACGGTCCTAATAAAGCCCCTAGTCCTGTATAAAAAGTAGCGACCAAAGCACCATATGGTACCAATCGTACATCTGTACCCGCCAATCCGGCTGCCACGCCACTAGTCGTTCCTACTAAACCACCAAAAATCATGGCTGAGCGAGGGCTTTTGAGATACATAAATCGAGCAAGCAGCGGTGTTGCAATCATAAAAAATACGGCCTTGATCAAACCAATGGCAATAGATAAAGCGATCACATCAGAGCTTGCTCCAATTGCTGTCCCTGTAATAGGTCCTACAATATAAGTCATCGCGCCTGCACCAATGGTGGTCATAGAGACAGCATCTTTATACCCCAACGACCATGCGACACCAGCCCCTACCACAAATGGTATGACGCAACCTAATATCAAGGCAACAATACCAATTTTCCCAGCATTTTTTATCTCTTTTACATCGACTTCAAAAGCCGTTGATGAGATAGCAAGATCACGAAGCATCGACCCCC
This is a stretch of genomic DNA from Psychrobacter alimentarius. It encodes these proteins:
- the mdcA gene encoding malonate decarboxylase subunit alpha encodes the protein MNTTINETTWDTQKTKRLAKINVAADKGLKKLVPNDRVVELLETVIAREDKVCIEGNNQKQADFLSECLSQCNPDVLNNLHILQSVLALPSHIDIFEKGIASKVDFSFAGPQALRLAKLVQKQQIHIGSIHTYLELYGRYFIDLTPNVCLITAHSADADGNLYTGSNTEDTPAIVEATAFKSGIVIAQVNELVDDVPRVDIPADWVDFVIVAPRPNYIEPLFTRDPAQITDVQILMAMMVIKGIYAPYQIKRLNHGIGFNTAAIELLLPTYAEELNLKGKICTNWALNPHPTMIPAIESGFVESIHSFGSEVGMDDYIEKRPDIFFTGSDGSMRSNRAFSQTAGLYACDLFIGSTLQIDLQGNSSTATVDRIAGFGGAPNMGSDPHGRRHSSYGYLKAGQEATDGRVIKGRKLVVQLVETFRENMNPVFVEELDAWQLQEKMGSDFPPIMIYGDDVTHIVTEEGIANLLLCRTPEEREQAIRGVAGYTAIGMERDHEKVKELRARGIIQRPEDFGIDISKANRDLLAAKSVKDLVRWSNGTYAPPSRFRNW
- the madM gene encoding malonate transporter subunit MadM: MDLIIETLTKNAFVTALAITGLVMLFSQLLSKYLTNNKLQASAIAITLGLVAAYFAGLYTGGEKGISDIAIFSGFALLGGSMLRDLAISSTAFEVDVKEIKNAGKIGIVALILGCVIPFVVGAGVAWSLGYKDAVSMTTIGAGAMTYIVGPITGTAIGASSDVIALSIAIGLIKAVFFMIATPLLARFMYLKSPRSAMIFGGLVGTTSGVAAGLAGTDVRLVPYGALVATFYTGLGALLGPSIFFLTLNAFFG
- the mdcC gene encoding malonate decarboxylase acyl carrier protein: MNLINYTFKSEPFDVTTKDVICGVVGSGNLEILVSELDDSERSKFIINTSVSGFDHIWEAVIQEFVNRYAVGGLQFEINDMGATPAVVSLRLSQAINILEGEAHE
- a CDS encoding biotin-independent malonate decarboxylase subunit beta; this encodes MNNSNNKDSRQAHAHIQKSFYEKTARNRIASIVDKDSFVEILKPGSVPTSPNLASLDITGSFDDGVIIGKAKIKDDAVYIIAQEGRFMGGAVGEMHGAKIVGMLLKALEEKPKAVVFFVDSGGVRLHEANAGLITISEIMRAMLKVRNAGIPIVTVIGGTNGAFGGMGICSCLSTHIIMTEEGRLALSGPEVIETLKGVEEFDSKDRALVWRVTGGKTRYLLDHVQVLVEDDINEITQAVAEGIQLSVANIDLAYLQQQQDGLQQQYDQWFGEKDSIAIWEAMNINDPESISMLSAKQVRAIKQG